A segment of the Streptomyces pactum genome:
CGAGGCCCGCACGGCCTTTGTCCAGGACCGCCAGCACCAGAGTTACGCGGTGATCACCGGCCTCGGACCGCTCGCCGACCTCTACAAGCGCGGAGCGAAGGCCGTCACCGGCATCACCTCGGCGCCGGACGGCATCCCGGCGGGCAAAATACACGACACGCTCCCGGCCGACGCGCCCGAGGGCTCCGCGCTGGGCGCCGGTTCCCACGACTCGGACCTCGGCAAGGTGGCGGAACTGGTCGACACGGTGCGCGGTCCGTTCGCGTCGAGCAACCCCTCCAAGCTCGCCTACCAGTACCCCCGTCCGTGGCGCATGAACGAGGACAACGAGGTCGTCGAGACGGGGAGGACGGACGAACAGGGCTTCCCCGTCTACGAGTCCGACGTCGTGGTCGTCCCGCAGTTGCTGCGGCAGCGCGGCACCGACCCCGCCGACGACGGCGGCTTCACCAGCGGGCACACGAACGCCTTCTACCTCGCGGCCCTGGCCATGGGCTATGCGGTCCCCGAGCGGTTCCAGGAACTGGTGGCCCGTGCCTCCGAGCTCGCCCACACCCGCATCGTGGCCGGCATGCACTCCACCGTGGACGTGGTCGGCGGCCGGACCCTCGCCACCGCCCTCGCGGCGGCGGCGCTCGCCGACCCGAAGAACGCCGGCCTCAAGGCGGCCGCCCGTGCGCAGGCCGCCGCGTACTTCCAGGAGCAGACGGGCACGAACCCCGACACCCTGTACGGCTACGCCCACTCGGCCGGTCCGGACACCGATCCGTACGCGGACCGCTCCGCCAACTGGAGTGCGCTCGGCCCCCGGTTGACGTACGTACTGCCCAGACGCCACGTAGACGACCGCATGACCGTGCCGAAGGGCGCCGAAGTCCTGCTGGAGACACGACTGCCGTATCTCTCGGCGGCCCAGCGGCGCGAGGTGCTCAGGACGACCGCGTTGCCCGCCGGTTACGTCCTCCTGGACGGTTTCGAGAAGTGGGGGCGGCTGAACCTCTTCGCCGCGGCCGACGGTTACGGGGCCTTCGACACGGACGTGCACGTCACGCTGGAGGCGGCCGCAGGGGGCTTCGGCGCCACCGACACCTGGCGCAACGACATCGGCGGCCGGGGCGCGCTCGTCAAGCACGGCAGCGGCACGCTGACCCTCACCGGCGACAACGATTACACCGGTGGCAGCACGCTGGAGGAGGGCGTCCTCGCGACCGGTTCGACGAACGCGCTCGGCTGCGGCGACGTACGGGTGAAGGGCGGTGCCCTGCACGCGACTTCGCCGCTGTGGGTGCGGGGCTCGTACATCCAGGCGGCCGGTACGACTCTCGACGTGACGCTCGACGGGGACCGGGTCCCCGCGCTGAAGGTGAGCCGTCGTGTGCTGCTCGGCCGGGACAGCAGACTCGTCGTCCGACTCGACACCTCATGCCGTCCGCGGCGGGGTGCCGTCTTGCCGGTGCTTGAGACCCGGACGCTGCGAGGACGGTTCCGCAGCATCACGGTGGACGGGGTTCCCGCCGAGCCGGTCTTCACCGGGCGCGGGCTGTCCGTACGGCTCGGCTGACCGTTTCGCCGACCGCCCCGTGGAAAGCACGGTCGTGAAACCACGGGGCGGTGAGGGCTGGGCGCGCTCATACCGCGGGGTCGCAAGCGGCACCGTCCCGACTGGTCGCCTTCCAGGAACCACCGTGCGACAGGTCCGGCGTAAGCGGCGCGAGCCGTCGCCGAGCCGAGCTCCTGGGGGACAGGCCGTGAACCGCTGCCCCGCACCCGCTCGTCGACTCAGTGAACGGAGCGAGGTCGCAGGATGTGCCGGAGTCCATCCTGGTCGGATCCATTGTGCAGTAAGCGCTTTCCCTTCCTCTCTGGAGACTTTCATGCACGACGACCGCCGACGCATCGAGGAGCGCGTCCAGCGCCTTCACGACCAGCGCATCAAGGCAGCGATCTACGCGGCCACCGTGCCTCTCGAAGTCGAGGCCTGGCAGGCACCGGGGGAGCCCGTCTCCTTCGAAGAGGCCGGGGCGGCCCCGTACGAGCCCTTCGCCATGGACACCCCGTGGGGGCCGCCCTGGGGCACGACCTGGTTCCGGATGCGCGGGAAGGTGCCGGCGAAATGGGCCGCCAAGCGCGTCGAGGCCGTCATCGACCTCGGTTTCGTCGGCGGCTGGCCGGGCAACCAGGCCGAGGCGCTCGTCCATCTCACGGACGGCACCCCGCTGAAGGCCGTCAACCCGTTCAACCAGTACGTGGCGATCGCCGACCCCGCGACCGGCGGTGAGCGGATCGACTACCTGGTGGAGGCCGCTTCCAATCCGGACATCCTCGCCGACGACTTCGCGAGGACCACACCGCTCGGTGACATCCTCACCGCCGGCGACAAACCGCTCTACACCTTCCGGCGCGCCGACATCGCCGTCCTCGATGAGGAAGTCTGGCACCTCGACCTGGACATCCAGGTGCTGCGCGAGCTGATGCTGGAGCTGGGCGAGCACGACCCGCGCCGCCACGAGATCACACACACTCTCGACCGAGCCCTGGACCTGCTGGACCTGGACGACGTCTGCGGCACGGCGGCGGACGTACGGGACGCGCTGCGGCCGTCCCTGTCGAAGCCCGCGAACGCCAGCGCCCACGTCATCTCCGGTGTCGGCCACGCCCACATCGACTCCGCCTGGCTCTGGCCGATCCGCGAGACCAAGCGCAAGACGGTCCGCACCTTCTCGAACGTCACCTCGCTCGCCGGCGAATACGACGACTTCATCTTCGCCTGCTCACAGGCCCAGCAGTACGAGTGGGTGCGCGACAACCACCCGAAGGTGTGGGCCCGCATCCAGGAGTCTGTCGAGAAGGGCCAGTGGGCGCCGGTCGGCGGCATGTGGGTCGAGGCCGACGGCAACCTGCCCGGCGGCGAGGCCGTCGCCCGCCAGCTCATCCACGGCAAGCGGTTCTTCATCGAGCACTTCGGGATCGAGACCAAGGGCGTCTGGCTGCCGGACTCCTTCGGTTACACCGCGGCCTACCCGCAGCTCGCCAAGCTCGCGGGCAACGAGTGGTTCCTGACCCAGAAGATCTCCTGGAACCAGACCAACAAGTTCCCGCACCACACCTTCTGGTGGGAGGGCATCGACGGCACGCGGATCTTCACCCACTTCCCGCCGGTCGACACCTACAACGCCCGCTTCAGCGGGGTGGAGATGGCCCGCGCCACGCGCAACTACCGGGAGAAGGGAGCCGCCACGCGCTCACTGGCCCCCTTCGGCTGGGGCGACGGCGGCGGCGGCCCCACCCGCGAGATCATGGAACGGGCTCGCAGGCTCGCCGACCTGGAAGGCTCGCCCAAAGTGGTTGTCGAGCATCCCGACGACTTCTTCGCCAAGGCCCGCGAGGAGTACCCCGACGCCCCGGTCTGGGTCGGCGAGCTCTATCTGGAGCTGCACCGCGCCACCTACACGTCGCAGGCCCGCACCAAGCAGGGCAACCGCAGGAGCGAACACAGACTCCGCGAGGCCGAGTTGTGGGCGACGACGGCCGCGCTCCACGTGCCGGGCTACGCCTACCCGTACGGGCGCCTCGACCGGCTCTGGAAGACGGTCCTGCTCCACCAGTTCCACGACATCCTGCCGGGATCGTCGATCGCCTGGGTGCACCGGGAGGCCGAGGCCGAGTACGCGCGCGTGGCGAGGGAGGTCGAGGACCTGACGGCCGAGGCGGTCACCGCGCTCGGAGCAGGTGCCCCACGCGTCTTCAACACCAGTCCGGTCGAGCGCCGGGAGGTCGTTCGGACCGCCGACGGCTCCCTGGCCCACACCGTCGTCCCGGCGAACGGCAGCGCACCGCTCGGCGCC
Coding sequences within it:
- a CDS encoding alpha-mannosidase, whose product is MHDDRRRIEERVQRLHDQRIKAAIYAATVPLEVEAWQAPGEPVSFEEAGAAPYEPFAMDTPWGPPWGTTWFRMRGKVPAKWAAKRVEAVIDLGFVGGWPGNQAEALVHLTDGTPLKAVNPFNQYVAIADPATGGERIDYLVEAASNPDILADDFARTTPLGDILTAGDKPLYTFRRADIAVLDEEVWHLDLDIQVLRELMLELGEHDPRRHEITHTLDRALDLLDLDDVCGTAADVRDALRPSLSKPANASAHVISGVGHAHIDSAWLWPIRETKRKTVRTFSNVTSLAGEYDDFIFACSQAQQYEWVRDNHPKVWARIQESVEKGQWAPVGGMWVEADGNLPGGEAVARQLIHGKRFFIEHFGIETKGVWLPDSFGYTAAYPQLAKLAGNEWFLTQKISWNQTNKFPHHTFWWEGIDGTRIFTHFPPVDTYNARFSGVEMARATRNYREKGAATRSLAPFGWGDGGGGPTREIMERARRLADLEGSPKVVVEHPDDFFAKAREEYPDAPVWVGELYLELHRATYTSQARTKQGNRRSEHRLREAELWATTAALHVPGYAYPYGRLDRLWKTVLLHQFHDILPGSSIAWVHREAEAEYARVAREVEDLTAEAVTALGAGAPRVFNTSPVERREVVRTADGSLAHTVVPANGSAPLGAGEGPLPVTVAGRVLDNGLVRVEVAEDGTLASVRDLRSGGREVLADKGNLLRLHTDLPNHWDAWDVDKHYRNRYTDLLDTDSVTAVEEHSLLGAIRVERSFGRGSSIVQTITLRAGSPRIDFETDIDWHEAEKFLKAGFPVDIRAAHSSAEIAFGHIQRPTHTNTSWESARFEVSGHRWVHIGEPGYGVALINDSTYGHDVSRTVREDGGTTTTVRLSLVRAPRIPDPEADQGRHRFTYALLPGATIEEAVAEGYALNLPLRLANAAGAPEPVVSVAGNGVTIEAVKLADDSSGDVVVRLYESRGGRAEGVLRTGFPLAGARITDLLERPLTTTDTDGNSVPVALRPFEIQTLRLAVREE
- a CDS encoding phosphatase PAP2 family protein — its product is MPGAHPRYRHDRAAVDRRVFLRTSVGVSSGLVAGPVAVSWPAAAASVVTSTSAAFVDAYTTNAIGNLTSETNAAVHILDGFARIWKTGTAWNTGVSLMPDVLRANMRYCARVTRRRTEAEARTAFVQDRQHQSYAVITGLGPLADLYKRGAKAVTGITSAPDGIPAGKIHDTLPADAPEGSALGAGSHDSDLGKVAELVDTVRGPFASSNPSKLAYQYPRPWRMNEDNEVVETGRTDEQGFPVYESDVVVVPQLLRQRGTDPADDGGFTSGHTNAFYLAALAMGYAVPERFQELVARASELAHTRIVAGMHSTVDVVGGRTLATALAAAALADPKNAGLKAAARAQAAAYFQEQTGTNPDTLYGYAHSAGPDTDPYADRSANWSALGPRLTYVLPRRHVDDRMTVPKGAEVLLETRLPYLSAAQRREVLRTTALPAGYVLLDGFEKWGRLNLFAAADGYGAFDTDVHVTLEAAAGGFGATDTWRNDIGGRGALVKHGSGTLTLTGDNDYTGGSTLEEGVLATGSTNALGCGDVRVKGGALHATSPLWVRGSYIQAAGTTLDVTLDGDRVPALKVSRRVLLGRDSRLVVRLDTSCRPRRGAVLPVLETRTLRGRFRSITVDGVPAEPVFTGRGLSVRLG